From the genome of Zerene cesonia ecotype Mississippi chromosome 24, Zerene_cesonia_1.1, whole genome shotgun sequence:
atatatatatgtattagcaTCTATTGAACTACACCGAATTATACGCTTcgtcgcgggcaaaagctagtcttATGCTATATAATAGTTCGCACcactattttaaattgtttttcccATATACCAATCCGACAGAGTttctctataaatatattatggtcAAAAACGTCGAACGCTTTCGAGAAATCAGAGTATATGACGAGTATCTCAATTTAGCATAAGATTAATTTATCGATAATGCTTCAAGACTCACCAGAGGTGATCTTATCGGGCCCATACACGAGCTCCTCGGCGGCGCGGCCCCCCATCATGGTGTCCATCATGGCGAGCAGCTGCTGCTTTGTTACGTGATATctacaaaatagaaaatacatttttaagaaatatgagaaaatgctttttagttttattatcgTCTCAATAGATACCAATCAGTTGTCTCATGGTATTAAATTAAGGTCAGAACATGGATCGACCGACCATcctaaaaaaaggaattaaaaaagatGCCATTGGTGCAAGTGGTCAAGCGCGGTTACTGGGAACGGATAAAACTGTTAACTATTGATAAGATATCATAACTCCTGTTATTGATCGTGTAAGAGCGAGAACATCACCAAGGTAGAAAACATGACACTACATCTTGGTAActaaagtttttgtttaaaaaagacaaaaatcaGTGATTAAAGTGTGCCTTATTCGAAACtctagatataataaaaatcgggAGTTTGGCGTAGTGTTGTGCAGTGCAGTGCTCACCTCTCCTTGGCGGGCAGGTAGGCGGTGTGGCCGAGCGAGGGCCCGCGCGGGATGATGGTCACCTTGTGCAGCGGGTGCGCGTCCTGACAACCAACAAACCAACACGTACTATTTCATACTCGATGCTACATTGTTTTAAAcgcatttacatattattaggGCTAACATTGAAGACAGAATGTggtaaattacttaaatacataagtattattaagaaaacctttttaattacattacatattctAACTATTAAAAACTTGAATTTAAGTGTTAActgtacacatttttttttatttcagcgaGAAACTGAGCTAAGGGTTCGCCTGATGCCCATGAACGTTCGCAGAGGTAGGGCAGCTGCGAATGCGCATTTACAGGGAAAGGGACagggaaaggattggcgactggaaagaaggaatggactgggaagggcgaggaaagGGCCAGATGTGGGGCGGCGCACCTTGGTGTAGAAGGCGACGAGCGCGTGGCCGCCCTCGTGGCAGGCGGTGATGGCGTTGGCCTCGTCGTCCGGCAGCCGCGCGCGGCGCGCCGGCCCCATCAGCACCTTGTCGCGCGCCTCCTCCAGGTGCGCCATCGTCACCAGCGTCGCGCCCTCGATGGCGGCCCTGCGGCGCGCAAGCGGTTAGCGGGGTGTGCGGGGTGTGCGCGGNNNNNNNNNNNNNNNNNNNNNNNNNNNNNNNNNNNNNNNNNNNNNNNNNNNNNNNNNNNNNNNNNNNNNNNNNNNNNNNNNNNNNNNNNNNNNNNNNNNNccttctttc
Proteins encoded in this window:
- the LOC119836469 gene encoding ATP-dependent zinc metalloprotease YME1L-like, which gives rise to MAHLEEARDKVLMGPARRARLPDDEANAITACHEGGHALVAFYTKDAHPLHKVTIIPRGPSLGHTAYLPAKERYHVTKQQLLAMMDTMMGGRAAEELVYGPDKITSGES